The genomic window CCTGCACTCCACCGTCACCCTCACCCCGCGGGCCGGCGGCCTGCCCCACAGCGCCAAGGCGGGCACCGTGGTGGGCACCCTCACCATCGGCAGCGGCACCGCCCGCGTCTCCGTCCCAGCGGTCCTCAGCACCGACCTGGCATCCCCGTCCTTCACCTCCAAGCTCACCCACTTCTGACCCCCTGGGGGCTCCCTCCCGGGGAGCCCCCCAACCAGCCCCCGCACGCTCAGCCCGAAGTGCCGGGCCCAGGCCAAGTGGCCCCAGGGGCGCGGGGAACGGCGCGACAAGCCACCCACCGGGAGAAGGTCCCGGGTCGGCCTCGGCTCGAAGGGGCACGGGGCCCCGGGAACCCCCAGTCGCCTCCGCCGCGGTCCGAGAGGAGCCCCCAGATCACCGCGCCGTCCGCGCGCTGGGCCCAGCCGCCGATGACCGCGAGCGGGGCCCGCGCGGGCCCCGCGGGCACCTCCGGCAGCGGCTCGGCGTTCGCCCAGCGGAACTGGCCGCTGGTCCAGGAAGGGGTCCGGTCAGCCCGCGAGCGGCGCGAACCCGCGCAGCCGCAGGCTGTTGCCGACGACGAAGACCGACGAGAGAGCCATCGCGGCACCCGCGATCATCGGATTGAGCAGCCCGGCCGCGGCCAGGGGCAGCGCCAGGACGTTGTAGGCGAAGGCCCAGAACAGATTCGACCTGATCGTCGTGAGCGTCCGCCTGGCCAGCCTGATCGCGTCGGCCGCGACGCGCAGATCCCCGCGTACGAGCGTGAGATCACCCGCCTCGATCGCCGCGTCGGTCCCCGTGCCCATCGCGAGCCCGAGGTCGGCCTGCGCCAGCGCGGCTGCGTCGTTGACGCCGTCGCCGACCATCGCGACCGTGCGGCCCTCGGCCTGCAGCCGCCGGATGACGGCGACCTTCTCCTCGGGAAGGACGTCGGCGTGGACGTCCTCCGCGGCGATGCCCACCGCCGCGCCCACCGCCGCGGCGACGGCCGCGTTGTCCCCGGTGAGCAGCACCGGCCGCAACCCGAGCGCGCGCAGCCGCCGTACGGCCTCGGCGCTGTCCGGCTTGACGGCGTCGGCGACGACCAGCAACGCCTTGGCGCTGCCGTCCCAGCCGACCGCCACCACCGTGGACCCGGCCGCCTCCGCGGCGGCCTTGGCGCCTACCAGCTCCGGCGGCAGCGGCTGCGAGCGCTCGCGCAGCAACCGCTCGCGCCCGACGAGCACCGCGTGGCCGTCCACCACACCCTGGACGCCGAGGCCCGGCAGGCTGGTGAAGTCGGCGGCGGCCGGCAGCGCCCCGACGCGTTCCGCGGCGCCGGCGGCGACCGCCCGTGCGACCGGGTGCTCCGAGGCGTGCTCCAGGGCGCCCGCGAACCGCAGCGCGTCCCGCTCCTCGACGCCGTCCGCGAGCAGCACCGAGGTCAGCGTCATCGCGCCGGTGGTGACCGTGCCGGTCTTGTCGAGCACCACGGTGTCGACGTCCCGGGTCGATTCAAGGACCTCGGGGCCCTTGATGAGGATGCCGAGTTGGGCGCCGCGCCCGGTGCCCACCATGAGCGCGGTGGGCGTCGCGAGCCCGAGCGCGCACGGGCAGGCGATGATCAGCACGGCGACGGCCGCGGTGAACGCCGCCTCCGCGCCCTCGCCGAGGGCCAGCCAGGCGGCCAGCGTGCCCAGCGCGAGCACGAGGACGGC from Streptomyces sp. NBC_01198 includes these protein-coding regions:
- a CDS encoding heavy metal translocating P-type ATPase yields the protein MHSVDVRHEDGGLRAGQWVELEIGGMTCASCAARIEKKLNRMDGVTATVNYATEKAKVGYDDGVVVGDLIATVEATGYTAALPPPPIADRTSGPSAVPTAADAELTTLRQRLTTAVVLAVPVILLAMVPALQFDNWQWLSLTLAAPVVVYAGWPFHRAAWTNLRHGAATMDTLVSVGTLAAFGWSLWALFFGDAGTTGMTDAFRLTVSRAQGGSEIYLEAAAGVTAFILAGRYVEARAKRRAGAALRALLELGAKDVAVLRTGGEVRIPVGDLAVGDRFVVRPGEKVATDGLVVDGTSAVDASMLTGESVPVEVAPGDRVTGATVNAGGRLVVEATRVGADTQLARIARLVADAQNGKAAAQRLADRISGVFVPAVLVLALGTLAAWLALGEGAEAAFTAAVAVLIIACPCALGLATPTALMVGTGRGAQLGILIKGPEVLESTRDVDTVVLDKTGTVTTGAMTLTSVLLADGVEERDALRFAGALEHASEHPVARAVAAGAAERVGALPAAADFTSLPGLGVQGVVDGHAVLVGRERLLRERSQPLPPELVGAKAAAEAAGSTVVAVGWDGSAKALLVVADAVKPDSAEAVRRLRALGLRPVLLTGDNAAVAAAVGAAVGIAAEDVHADVLPEEKVAVIRRLQAEGRTVAMVGDGVNDAAALAQADLGLAMGTGTDAAIEAGDLTLVRGDLRVAADAIRLARRTLTTIRSNLFWAFAYNVLALPLAAAGLLNPMIAGAAMALSSVFVVGNSLRLRGFAPLAG